A genomic region of Methanosarcina thermophila TM-1 contains the following coding sequences:
- a CDS encoding ABC transporter permease translates to MYELEIALRQVFSRRRQTFFAILAVALAVAVITVMMAMLTGFQAELVQSSIENNPHIVITPQNEEEEYIHLYKYNSARFAEMKGVIAVSPKYLGQAALEYRDNAEGISLQGIDPEAEDRVMRVSEDVIEGNFLSLAHTRNGIVLGDKLAENLEVQTGDRVNAVFPGVETTSFKVLGLIHTGTGADEVTAYARLDSVQHFFNKPGVVSTIGIRVADPYQAEAIAASIERESGFDAVSWLEANAEILNLLNTQKIFVNIFYLLIYGIAGFGIANTLITIVAQRTPEIGILKAMGASQKSIMTIFLFQSLILGAIGLLFGIVLGYITTIALQNYEIEVPQEMYFGLQTLPLEVEPLNFLYAAIFAFIINIISGIYPARKAAKLDPVEAIESA, encoded by the coding sequence ATGTACGAACTGGAAATTGCCTTGAGGCAGGTTTTCTCCAGAAGAAGGCAAACTTTCTTTGCCATACTGGCAGTTGCCCTTGCAGTAGCTGTCATTACGGTAATGATGGCTATGCTCACTGGTTTTCAGGCGGAGCTTGTACAGTCAAGCATTGAGAATAATCCGCATATTGTCATAACTCCTCAAAATGAGGAAGAAGAGTATATTCATCTTTACAAGTATAATTCAGCCCGGTTTGCGGAAATGAAAGGAGTCATAGCGGTATCTCCCAAGTATCTAGGTCAGGCAGCCCTGGAATACAGGGACAATGCCGAAGGAATTTCGCTTCAGGGGATTGACCCTGAGGCTGAAGATAGGGTTATGCGAGTAAGCGAGGATGTAATAGAAGGAAATTTCCTATCGCTTGCCCATACAAGAAATGGGATTGTGCTTGGAGACAAACTTGCAGAAAATCTTGAAGTCCAGACCGGAGATCGTGTGAATGCGGTTTTTCCAGGTGTGGAAACTACTTCTTTTAAGGTGCTGGGTCTTATTCATACCGGAACTGGTGCAGATGAGGTAACAGCCTATGCAAGGCTCGATTCAGTGCAGCATTTTTTTAATAAACCGGGCGTTGTGAGCACGATAGGCATCAGGGTTGCAGATCCATACCAGGCTGAGGCTATTGCAGCCTCAATTGAAAGGGAATCCGGGTTTGATGCTGTCAGTTGGCTTGAAGCAAATGCTGAAATCCTGAATCTTCTGAATACCCAGAAGATCTTTGTAAACATATTCTATTTATTGATTTATGGAATAGCAGGTTTTGGGATAGCAAATACCCTGATTACAATTGTTGCCCAGAGAACCCCAGAAATCGGAATCCTGAAAGCCATGGGAGCTTCTCAGAAGAGCATAATGACAATCTTCCTTTTCCAGTCCTTGATTCTCGGAGCAATAGGGCTTTTGTTCGGCATTGTTCTTGGCTACATTACAACTATAGCGCTCCAGAACTACGAAATCGAGGTTCCGCAGGAAATGTATTTCGGGCTCCAAACTTTGCCTCTTGAAGTCGAGCCCCTTAATTTTTTATATGCGGCTATCTTCGCTTTCATAATCAATATAATTTCAGGAATCTACCCTGCTCGGAAAGCTGCAAAACTCGATCCTGTAGAAGCTATTGAGAGCGCTTGA